In the genome of Nitrospiraceae bacterium, the window CCTGGCCTTGTGATGTGGCCGAGCAGTGCAGCCGACCCCGGAGAAAAGGCGCGCATTGTGTGAGCCTTGCGAGTTTGCGCGCCGCCGGGGTCGGCGAACCGCGCAGGAAACCCGAAGGGCCACAGCACGGCCAAGATGGTTTTGGCTACTTTTGCCGAAACAAAAGTGGCTCGGCTGCCGGGCCGAAACCCGGCAAACCTTCAACATTGTAGACAGGTTTTCAAGACAGATACCGACTTACAACTGCGGATATGACGGAAATGTGATGGATATGCCCACCCCTACCAAGAACGGCAGAGCAAACTAGGATCAGGAGTCACCCGAGAGAATACTTTGCCGCAACGCTTCAATTTGTTTCATAATTTCCCTCGTACACAATTGAAGGGATTCCTTACTCGGACGAACCTCTTGGGGGAATTGCAGGGGTTTTCCATATCGAATTCTCGCTTTACTCGGAATCACTAGGGTTTTAACCATCGACGTCACCGAATGGGGACCATCCCACACGATGGACGACGGAATGACGGGCGCACCTGATTTTATGGCCAGATAGCCAATGCCTAAATACCCCGCATCTAAACGATATCGATCCAACCCGCCTTCGGGGAAAAGGCCGATCACCTCCTGTGCTGCCAGACCACCTAACATCATACGAATTGCACGGATATCCCGCTTCCCTCGTTGTACCGGAATACAGCGAAACGACTGAAACACCCAACGGAGATGGGACTGCGCATAGATCTCTTTCGCCATTAGAAACCGGATAGGCCGTCCTGCGGTGGCCATTAAGACCAATGGGTCCCCCATGGAGGTATGGTCACACACAATCAACGCTGGTCCGTCTATGGGAACCTGAGATGGCTCTATCACCCCCACACCATACATGAGCCGACAGACCAAGAAGTTTAATCGATGCAGGACAGGATAGACGAAGCCGGATTGTGTCCCTGGAACCTTCAACGATGAAAAGGAAAAGGGGGGATGAGCCGGAATAGAACGAGGTCTCTGCATGCCATGATTTTTGAAAGTAGGCACAAGAGACCTGAGAGGAGCCTGGCTGAGAATAACTTAAATGGTGGGTTTTTTAGCGTGAGATGGATTTTCTTTAGAGTCGGAATGATCCCCGGCTTCAGCAGATGGTTCTGACTCCTCAGAGGATTCCGCCTCCGCATCATCATCTCCCTCTTCTTCCGGCTCTTCAAACCAATTGACGAGCATGTCTTCCCACCAGGCCTCATTGACTTCCGAACCGGGATCTTCTCCAAACAATCCTGTCACCTGGTCTTTGGTAAAACTCGGATCAATGACCGTGGGTTTAAACAATGCCCGGTCAATTACTTCCTTGGTGGCAAAGCCGCCCACAATCCAAGAAGGTGGATCCGCCCGGCGGGATTTGTAGGCTTGCAGCCCGACCTTAAGGTAAAGAAAGGCTTTGCGTTGATCTTCGTCTTTCAACCCGGATGGGGGCAAACTCAAAGTCTTTTCAATTTTCTTTCTCCATTCCCGTGCATTATACCGGGAAGTGATCAACTGGAGAACTTTTGCCCCATCCTCTTTTTCCAGTGGCATCCTGACTCCTTATGGCCCTCGGGCCGCTTTCTGACTTTATGAAATAGATAGGTAATCGATAAACTCTAGAATAAGATCTTGTCGGCAATACCTCTAATGACCGGCAACCATCATCTTGCGAATTTTAACGGTAGGACTGGCCACTCGGCCACGAAATTCGAGATCATTCCCGACCATCTCAATATCCTTCAGTATCTGTTGTAAATTCCCGGCAATGGTGACTTCCTCCACCGGATGGGTCAGCTCTCCATTTTCAACCCAAAACCCTGCCGCTCCTCTTGAATAGTCTCCCGTGACAAGGTTCACACCAAATCCAATCAGATCCGTGACGTACAACCCTCGCTTCATAGATTTGAGAATTTCATCTGGTGAATAGGAGCCTGGCGAGAGAAATAAATTCGTGGCACCCACTGTCGGATTTTCGCCCACGGATCTTGATGCATTGCCCGTGGATGCCATCCCTAATTTTCTTCCTGAATACGTGTCTAAGAGGTAACTCGACAGCACCCCTCTATCGATCACCAGGGTTTTTCTCGTGGCCAACCCTTCCCCATCAAAGGGTCGAGATCCCAGCCCTCCGGCTAACCGACCATCATCAATCACTGTCACCAAATCTGAAGCAATTGACTTTCCGAGTTGTCCCAAAAGAAACGAGGCCCCCTTATATAAGGAATACCCTGATACCGCTGAGGAAATATGCCCTAGGAGGCCTTTGGCCGTTTCCGGATCGAAAATCACGGGAACTTCTTGTGTCGTAATGGTCCGACTCCCTAGCCGCCTCACGGTTCGGCGAGCGGCCTCCTGGCCGATCGATTCCGGGCTATCCAATTCATGGAATTTACGCTTCGCGGAGTACCAATAGTCCCGCTGCATACCGCCATTTTGGCTGTCCAACGCGATGGGCGACACAGAGAGTGAGTAGGAAGAACTGGCATATGATCCAACAAACCCATGGGAATTCGCCAACAAGATCGATCCATAGCCGGCCGAACACTCAGCCCCTTCAGAATTGGTGATACGGGGATCTGCCGAAAACGCGGATTGTTCGGTTCGCTTGGCCAGGTCTATTTCCTCATCAACTGCCAATTGCCGATCATCTTTCATATCCATGTCGGGGATATCAACCACCATTTGATCCGGCGCCGGCAGGCCTGAAGTTTCATCTTCAACCACAGCCCTGGCCAAACTACATGTGTCACTGACTAAACGATCTAACGAGGCTTTGGAAAAATCCGACGTAGAAGAACTGGCTGAACGCTTGCCAAAAAACACCCGAATGCCCAAGACCTTCTCACGGGCTTTGGAAAGCCGATCCACCTCTGACATCCGCACCTGCACTGAGACTGAATCGCCTTCCGCCACAAGAAGATCCGCCTCCGTTGCCCCTAAAGCCTTGGCTCGTTTGAGAACCATGGCAGCCAACTCGGGGAAACGGTCACCATATGTGGTGGGGAGTTTTGACATTAGTAAATGGGAAGAAACAAAACGGGAGGATTATCCATCAGCCCATCGCCGTGCCACCGACGATCATTTCATCGATTTTAATGGTAGGAAGTCCCACGCCGACCGGAACCGATTGACCATCTTTTCCACAGGTCCCAATTCCTTCATCTAATTTCATATCATGTCCAACCATAGAAACTTTCTTAAGCACATCAGGACCGTTCCCAATCAACGTCGCACCCTTGACCGGTTTGGTCACCTTCCCATCCTTGATTAGATAGGCTTCGCTCGCTGAAAAGACGAATTTTCCACTGGTGATATCAACCTGCCCACCCCCAAATGACACAGCATATAATCCGTTTTTCACCGACCGAATGATATCCTGCGGATCGGATTCTCCTGCTAACATAAAGGTATTCGTCATACGTGGAAGGATAATACTCCGGAAATCTTCCCGTCTTCCATTTCCCGTTAACGGGATCCCCATCAAACGGGCATTGAGCCGATCCGTGATATAGCCGCGCAATACACCTTTTTCAATGAGCATGGTTCGTGACGTCGGTGTCCCTTCATCATCAATATTCATCGAACCACGCCGAAATGGGAGTGTCCCGTCATCCACAATTGTACATAATTCGGAAGCAACGGATTTTCCCACTAAATCACTAAAGGCTGACGTTTTGCGACGATTAAAGTCCGCTTCCAACCCGTGCCCGATAGCCTCGTGAAGCAGGATGCCCGGCCATCCCCCACCTAAAACCACGGGCATGGTGCCGGCGGGAGCTTCGACGGCTCCGAGATTCACAATCGC includes:
- a CDS encoding 1-acyl-sn-glycerol-3-phosphate acyltransferase gives rise to the protein MQRPRSIPAHPPFSFSSLKVPGTQSGFVYPVLHRLNFLVCRLMYGVGVIEPSQVPIDGPALIVCDHTSMGDPLVLMATAGRPIRFLMAKEIYAQSHLRWVFQSFRCIPVQRGKRDIRAIRMMLGGLAAQEVIGLFPEGGLDRYRLDAGYLGIGYLAIKSGAPVIPSSIVWDGPHSVTSMVKTLVIPSKARIRYGKPLQFPQEVRPSKESLQLCTREIMKQIEALRQSILSGDS
- a CDS encoding TldD/PmbA family protein, with translation MSKLPTTYGDRFPELAAMVLKRAKALGATEADLLVAEGDSVSVQVRMSEVDRLSKAREKVLGIRVFFGKRSASSSTSDFSKASLDRLVSDTCSLARAVVEDETSGLPAPDQMVVDIPDMDMKDDRQLAVDEEIDLAKRTEQSAFSADPRITNSEGAECSAGYGSILLANSHGFVGSYASSSYSLSVSPIALDSQNGGMQRDYWYSAKRKFHELDSPESIGQEAARRTVRRLGSRTITTQEVPVIFDPETAKGLLGHISSAVSGYSLYKGASFLLGQLGKSIASDLVTVIDDGRLAGGLGSRPFDGEGLATRKTLVIDRGVLSSYLLDTYSGRKLGMASTGNASRSVGENPTVGATNLFLSPGSYSPDEILKSMKRGLYVTDLIGFGVNLVTGDYSRGAAGFWVENGELTHPVEEVTIAGNLQQILKDIEMVGNDLEFRGRVASPTVKIRKMMVAGH
- the tldD gene encoding metalloprotease TldD, coding for MVPSLSDFALQEKDVLQALSKATARGVDYVDMYVESCVTDSVSMEESLVKRAVKSISQGAGVRAVAGERTGFAYSDDLSVRDLEIAADTARYIADSPHGNNPIAVTHRSQPSQNLYPLSQPLTDISTETRVDLLNKIDVEARRYDPRITKVMASFNTEQKIFLVINSQGQLVGDVQPLSRLQITCIAEDGANRQVGSFGGGGRVGFAFYLEQNRAMEFAREAARQAIVNLGAVEAPAGTMPVVLGGGWPGILLHEAIGHGLEADFNRRKTSAFSDLVGKSVASELCTIVDDGTLPFRRGSMNIDDEGTPTSRTMLIEKGVLRGYITDRLNARLMGIPLTGNGRREDFRSIILPRMTNTFMLAGESDPQDIIRSVKNGLYAVSFGGGQVDITSGKFVFSASEAYLIKDGKVTKPVKGATLIGNGPDVLKKVSMVGHDMKLDEGIGTCGKDGQSVPVGVGLPTIKIDEMIVGGTAMG